TGGCCATCCAGGGTATGGTGGAGGATATGGCCACCCTGGGTATGGTGATGGCTATGGAGGTGGATACGGTAGTGGATATGGTGGCGGGTATGGTCATCCTGGCCACGGTGGAGGATATGGTGGTGGGTAGGGAGGTGGTtacggtggtggcggtggctatggtggtggtggaggctaCGGAGGAGGACAAGGTGGTGGTTGGCCTTGATAAGTAGCCGAAAAGAGACATATGTCTGTTAAATAAGTCAATTATGACAAACTTGCTTGAGTATGCATGTATCTTCCAACATGTATTCTAGCTTTGAGCATAATAATATggtgtatttgaaaatatttatatctctcttttcttttttctttcgaaAACATATATAGAAGAATTGCGCTTTATTTTATTAAGGAGAGAGCAAAATACATGtgcaagaaaaaagaaaaataacaaaaccaCTCACAAAGAGGAACTCATGTGACGCATGGGTGCCTGCTAAACACCACAAACTACTAGTCTCTCCGGACATGGCTGCCAAGACCACTGTAATAGTTGGGTTAACTCCATCAAGCACACAGTTATTGCGATGCTtccaaattttttaagcaaccaAAATGACCAAAGAGTTCAGCCCATTTCTCATCTCTTTAGGCGCTCTTTTGATCATTCTACATCAATCCTGCGAAGTTGACTCTGAAGGTTGAGGTGCAATAGCACCTAGGTTCAGTCTCCCAAGGATCAAGGCCCGTATTTGCCACGATAAAACACAAGAAACAAGAATATGCTGCATTATCTCTTCCTCTTGGTCACAAAGGGGGTACACGGCCAAATGAGGTAATTAAATTACATTGGGCTAAATGATTACCTGTCCAACTACTGATCTTACTAGCCAACCAAATGTAAAATTTGCAACGGAGGGGGTTGGGAGTTGCAACTCTTCGAAATTCTCCTCTAGGGTGCTAACATGATAGACCTGAGAAAATAAGCTTCATAGACCGACATACTTGTGTAAGAGACAGCCCCTTGTCAGTTTCCATTTGTGCTCATCCAGGACCCCTTGTTGCAAGACCAATCCATCAAGTAAACACCAAATACCTAGGTACTCAAAAATAGTAATGTCTCCTCTAATATCCGCCACCCAAATCCTATTGCTCAAGGCTTGTACTACTGTGCATTGTTTGCTTagacttccttttttttttgtgaacacgcttgcacgtcaatatattagaaagaAAACAGTTTTGTTACACAACGCAATCGGCCAGACTGGCCTATGtcaagagaaggaaaaaaaaacaaaacaaaaaccgAAGATAGGGAAGTACTACAACAGCTAAAAACCGAAGCTAGGGCAGAGCCATGCCACACTTCCAAAAAATCCAGAACAAAGTATCCTTAGACTTCCTGGAAATCAACTTGATAAGATGAGCCAATTCGGTGACAGTTCTGTCATTTAACCACCGCAAGTCCATAACAAAGTATCCTGGCCATAACGCTGAAGTGCTGAACAGTTCATAAGGCCGTGTACAATGGTGTGTAATAACATTCTCTCTTCGTTGCCATGTAAGTAAAATTGATGatgtgggagagagaggggaggaaagaGAAAGATGGTTGCGCTATGCATGACAACAGCTTAGAATCGACTTTTAATTATTGAAGGAGAGAAGGATAGTAAAACAATATTTTGGTGCATTAATGGTTAAGACTTCTTGTTATTTCAATTATTATAGGAGTATAGTCTCTAAGTGGTACGTATTAACTAAGAGACCTTACATCCGGTTTTACCTTTGTACATACCCTAAGCATCGCATGAATGGCACTTGAATAGGCAACCTTTCCAAGGTCGAGTACGGtcagttattattattattattattattattattattattattattattattattattattattattattattatttgcaaCCAAAGCCACCTAATACACAAAGACCATCCAAGCCTTTCCAAGTTATGAATACCCAGGAAACAAGGCAGTACCACCATTCTCATTCTATTGCCCTTTCGATAGGAAACCCATGTGTCCCTTGTCAATAGCTTTGACAACCTATTTGGGTAGATCCATTGCCATcatctatatatctatctatctatctatctatctatctatacctatactaattgggCACTTTCTACAAGCTTCCACGTTAACCAGAGAGACCTAGCCATTGATTTAGTTAATCACAAAATTAGAGCCACAGATCATGTTTAATATCATGGGCTTGAGTTGGAGGCCCGCATCAATCTGTTATTAAGACCTGAACGTATTGTACCTTCAGGATATTGTCAGTTTCGAGTTGTCTTGTTGGTTCTGGATGTTTCCTTCAAGGATTTGACTTCTAGATGATTTCTATTTATATGGATACTGTTGTTATGCTaatgtgagtcaagttgggaCGAACTTGTGCTcagaatatggtttcttggttgttgcatgtgtaggtgttgcttgaggcctcgggagagtattgccgATGATAGATCAGAGCCGGCTTGGGAGAAGTAGACGTCCAGAGATCATGTGACATACTAAAAGGCTAGAGACAAATGCACGTGGTAATGAAGAATCCAATGGTTTACAAGAGGGATTATGTACATATGAAAATGTGAAAATAgtagtcgaatttggaagggagTCTGAATTCAGGAAGATTGATAGAGATAAGGAAATGGATAAGTTGTATACTTGCAAGAGAGGGTTTCTCGTGTGGTTGGCGGTCCTAAGTTGTGTTAGATTTGTGGGCTTTGCACAGCCTATCTTCTGTATAAATAAAGAGGTAGGGTATGGCCTCCCGATATTAGTTTTAGAGATACTTGAGTTGAGAGAATgttagagtttcgagtttagtTCGAGATTGCTGTtagtgcactttgtaaacactagttgatgcaataaagtcAAGATTCAATCTACATCTTCGAATTTGTCATCTACTAGTGTTTTCTGGATCCCGACGGGAGTGCGGCGGTCTAACTGCAGGTGCGCGCATGGTCTGAGCGGCCAGACAACAGTGGTCTGGCCGGTGGGTAGTGGGCGGTGTGACCGGCGGTGTCAAGACTTCGTCAACCACTCCGTTCGAGGTAAATCTTTTATTCCGTAAAagattttgggtttttggttttctctaccattcacccccttTGGTACGTTTGTTTGTTCTTAttcgataaaaaaataaatcaagtgATGAAGGTCAATATGTccttgattattattttttcccttttttttctttaccgaCGAATGGCCAGCTCAATCAATGGCTTTATGATTGTAGGAAATGTGAGATCAAGGACAACAAATTAGAAGGACTACCTAACAGGGAAAAGCTAGAGGTGCGATCGGATTGATAAATTTTAGAGAGGCTCGCTAGACACTTGAGGGGAACGTCGTTTTCTTTCTCAAGTCCACAGATAACAGACTCGAACTACACGATTGAATTTCAAGATATATTTCGTAAACCTTTCATGATACATATGCTGCTCCCGCTGTTTCAAATTATTtagcattttaattttttttattaagtcAGACATTACTAATTTTAACCAccaatttgcaaaaaaaaaatattctttagTATTATAAGGTTCATTTTTTAATTCACAATAAAAAACTATTTACATATTGTTAACCTACTTGATTTTTTAAGAAATTAGTGGTCAAAGTTAGACTTAATTCAAAACGCGGATATAGTACAGTCTAAAAGAGCGTGCGTAAAAAACACCAGTACATGGAAGTAATAATAGAAATGTCTCTCCGATCCTCGCTGTTAACTACACAAAGGCATCACAACACTAATGTTGATTAACGAGCAACATATCGATTGATCGACGATTTAATTAACACTTCTCAAATTAACGTGTGGTACTAGTAGTGCATCTATTCATTTCACCTTTTGCCGACGCCGACTATTAATTTCAAGGAGGTAGCACGTACTTATACATCAGCCTTTTAGAGCAAGTTTCGTAACAACTAAAGTACACGGACGGTACATATAAACTTATGCCGGTGTAATCAGCTAGTTCTCTAAATTCTCAAACTGCAATTTTGGTCTCTCAACTTGTCTCAGGTGTCATAGGTCTAAACGGACTCTAACCCGCTCCATGTGCTGATGTGGTATGCTATGGTGACGCCTACGTATCGGTAGAACCATATATATGTCAGTCAcatatagcaaaaaaaaataagaacatattttttctcctctcttatttatttatttttcaaaatttaaaacttcaTTTTCTCTTCCCtcctttctttttaatttttttttatatgtgactgacatgtggatcccactGACATGTAAGCGTCAGCGTCACATGCCACGTCATCTCACGAAGCGGGTTAGAGCTCGTTTGGACCTATATGATACCcgagacaagttgagggacccaaaaatgcattttgagagttcagGGACATAAGTGGCACACTTgcacaagtttaaggaccgccggTGCACTTCActctttaataatatagccaactactagctctaaaaattaaaacatcATCTATAGCTAACCTAATAGTCCACTCATACAATAATTAGTTGTAGATATGTACTGCATAATTAATATCTAATCCACATATCTCTCTCACATAGTTTATTGGAGctcgtgctgtagctggctactaagagcaagtttaatagtaggctataagccaactataagctTACGTGGAGGAAAGAGAATTTAAAAAATGAAGAGGGTTGGCTCTCATATAAGAGCTAGCTATATATTCACATACTTCAagataaatacattaaatgcatAGGTGAGATatagagaggaggaaaaaaatagagataacCTAATAGCTCATCTACTATTCATGTTAACTATAATATAAGCTATAATTAAGCTTATAGTTGGCTctattaagagcaagtttaatagtatagcccactactagctccaaatcatctatatccaatgtaatagccaattcatacaatagttgcttactatactattaatatctggtcccacctgtcatacacatattacgtcttaTAGTCCGTgatgcagctggctacagatctgtagtccactgctcttctctttcttcctttctcttgaaatatatagcttgctattgtacctgctctaatatgTAGccatcttttcttctctttcctcttctctctcctccacataacTAGAAATATGATGTGGCAACTTGTATAGTCCGCATCTTATTGTACTCGCTCTTATTTCATAGCATCATCCGATCGAGTATACTTATCAAAGTTATTAGTTATATGCCGTATGGTAAAGACCGTGGATGCAATTCATTTTTATCATTGAAAAAATCGATCGAGTATACGTATCTAATAGACTAATACACAGTCAAGCGCGCGCCGCACGCTGCATATGCAACTGAAACATGATTTGCATTCCCTGCATGGAATTTAATCAGAAGATTTAACTATTACATGCGACTAAAAATCGaacactccctccgtttcacaatgtaagtcattttagcatttaccacatttatattgatattaatgaatctagacatatatatctatctatattcattaatatcaatgcgaatgtggaaaatactataatgacttatattgggaaacggaggaagtaattaattAGTCTTTGTGGAAAGGACCAGTTTACTGAAAGATATGCACGGTTACAATCAGTTAGTAGTATCTAATATGTCACTAGTTTGATAATTGACTTTACAAACAGATCAATTGTCTGTCATCTCAatcatcttttctttttccttgtttCGTCCTGATGACTTGCCTCACTCACTATAATTGGCTACAAGGAAACTGAGTTGATGATGTGATATCTACCAAAAAGCAATTTGATCTCAATCCTAACGCCCAACTGTATTACTGAAATAATTATTGAACGTAGAAATTTTGGATCTGTTCATGAACCCACTGATAGGATCAAGAATAATGTGCATGCGTTGAAGCACCTATAAATAGCGCAGAGTGGCAGTGCATTCTTCTCATCACAGGCTAGCAAGCTCGACTGATCATCTGAAATGGCTCGCAAGAATCTCCTTCTGCTTGGTGTCTTCCTATCTGCTCTGCTTTTCTTCTTCCTGGATGTAGCTCACGCAAGAGAGCTCGCTGAAGCCAGTGGTTTGTATCTGTGAcccttctctctatctctttctccCACCTTCCAATGGCATAAATGAATACTCAAGAATAGCAATCTATTTGCATAtgataaataaaaaatgaattaaattggAAAAAAAGTATATGTTATTCCCCCCAATTATTTCACCAGAGCATTTAACCCCTAAACTATTTTTTGACTCATTTTTACACCTCCAGACTATTGAAGATGGTTCACTTCAGTCCCGTAACGATatctcacttttttttctctctgtatAAGTTATATTTTGCACTGAAAATTTGGTAGAATACAGACGTATTCACAACTTATGTCTcaacatttttttaatctttttttctcACTGTTTATGTAATTATGTAGGTTGAAAGCACATAAGACTTaaacatcaaaattttaaaattcaagcaaacaacaatgaaaaaaatgaaaatatttttgaactttGATAATGATGGCATCTATAGCTCTAACAAATTTCAGCTTAAAATACAACTTGTATAATGAGTATTAGGGAGTAAAGTGAACTATTTTAATAGTTTAGGGGGTTAAATGAGAAAAAATAGTTCAAGGGTCAAGTGATTCATTGAATTAGTTCGGGGGATTAATATGgattttttccaattaaattataTGTTCAGCACCAACGCATGTGTTCGTATTGTTTATATTTAGGTAGGAGTCGTCCTATAAAAAATATGACCATTAAAGGAAATTTCTTATGCACGCAGAATCTGAGGGGAAGAATGTGAAGCCAACAGGTAGGTCAGGGGTCGAGGATCAGAAGTGGGGCGGTGCTCATGGAGGAGGATATGGATATGGCGGCGGGTATGGTGGAGGAGGATATGGTCATCCTGGGTATGGTGGTGGCTATGGTGGTGGATATGGCCACCCTGGATATGGCGGTGGCTACGGAGGTGGATACGGCCAAGGATATGGCTGTGGGTATGGTCATCCTGGTCACAGTGGAGGATATGGTGGTGGTTACGGAGGTGGTTATGGTGGAGGATACGGTGGTGGGGGTGGctacggtggtggtggaggttaTGGAGGAGGACATGGTGGTGGTTGGCCTTAATAGGTATTCGAGTCATCTAAGTACAACTGTTAAATAAGTCAATTATGACAAACTTGTTTGAGTATGCATGCTGCTAGTAGGAACATTGTATAGTAGCAAGAAACTAGAAGAGCATCATGTTTGGTCTCTTCTTATATATGTATGTTCCTTCCAACATGTATTCTGGCTTTAAGCATAATAATATGGTATAtctgaaaatatttatatctcTCATTTCAAAAAATACAAACGGAGGAGCTCTATATTTCTAGGCTACTGAACCTTTCGCTTATAATATAGTCTACTGGTAGCATAACTAATCTAGAtggttcatttttttaatctaatggGCCGTATCTCTTTATATTACCGTATCAACTACTGGTAGTAGAATATGTTTTTTCAACTGATAGTAGAACTTATAAATAATTAGTTGAGATTACTTCTACTATGATAATTAATACTGGTAGTAAAATAGTATCATTAGAGAGTATTGTAAAATTAGTCCTTTAGTTTTTGGATGAGCTTCAACATACTTAGATGTTCTTCAAAATATCCATCACCTCTTTCCAACCCAATCATTAATATTGTAGGACCTGTACATGGGTGTTCTCAGACAATGTATAGCAACCCCCACCCATCCTTCGATGGCAAAACATGAAACTGAAGCTGATTTGTTCCTCTCATGCCTAACCAAGGGTAGCCCACATTGCTAAAATCATTCGCCTTCCCCCATTTACCTCCTCTCACTATGCGATGCTTGGATGCCGCCGTACCCCATCAACCGGATGCAAGGGGGCAAGGATAATCAACAGCACTACAAGAAGTTTGAATTAGGTCCAACCAAGAACAGCAGGTCCTCTCCATGCAAGCATCTCTGCCCTGGGTGTGGGTACTTGGCGCATGTGCGCTAGGAACGAAAAGTAATGCACACCCATATCTCTTTATTCATCCACGCAAGTATGCGGCACATATAGTAACTCGTCCAGCCTCATGGAGCCTAGCTTCCCAACTCATTCCGAGATAAAGGCGTACTCCGATTCTAAAATCCGCTCCAACCCCATGCATGATTTAGAACTCGCATCTAGTGCCTCAAACTTTTATCTCAAAAATCACAAACTTCCACCTCAAAAATATGAAACTTTCACAGAAAATCACAAGAACATTCAGTCGAAGtcaaaactttcatctcaaaatcaCAAAACTtccaatttgaaaattttgaaactttcatCTCGGTcacaaaaactttcaattcaaatatAAAACTTTCTCTAATTAAAAATctcaaaactttcaattcaaatattttcaggGTTTTTGTTGGAATTATTTGAGTAGTAGAAGtacttttaataaatgaaagatcatttcagcatttattGAAATTAAAAATCTAGTTATaatcctcctcagcttgggccgaTTCCGGCCTATCTTTCCGCTCGACTCATCCCTCCTTCGTGAAGTCCAGTTTGCTTCCCcatttccctcctctctctctctgtcatgTGGGAAACGTGCACAGTGTCGTCCACCTCCAGCCATGCTCATGTGCACAGCCGTGAAGCCGACGCCGTGGCTTCCACCAAATCCAGCCTCCACTTTCCCGAAGTCGAAGACCCCTGGAAGTCGCTCGTCACCATGGAGCAGATATATTCCAGCTTCAGCCGAGCCCTATTGGTTCCAGTCGTCGTTGGAGGTCGCTGTCATCACCATCGGCATCGCAGCATCCAGGAGAAGCCCGTCTGCCACCTCTCCTCCACCAAAATTCGCCAAAACGCTATCGTCGCCATCTTCCCAAACCTGCCATCACTTAGAGCTCATCACCAGCCATCTGTTGTTGCCGCTCGTCGTTGTCATTGCTTCGCCAAGGATCACCatgtcctcctcttcctccctatGCCCTTGCATTTCGCCGTTGTGCCGTAGATCGCTGTCGCCCCACCATCCCGTGCTTGCCAGCCGG
The Oryza sativa Japonica Group chromosome 6, ASM3414082v1 DNA segment above includes these coding regions:
- the LOC4340877 gene encoding glycine-rich cell wall structural protein; translation: MARKNLLLLGVFLSALLFFFLDVAHARELAEASESEGKNVKPTGRSGVEDQKWGGAHGGGYGYGGGYGGGGYGHPGYGGGYGGGYGHPGYGGGYGGGYGQGYGCGYGHPGHSGGYGGGYGGGYGGGYGGGGGYGGGGGYGGGHGGGWP